A window of Anabas testudineus chromosome 7, fAnaTes1.2, whole genome shotgun sequence genomic DNA:
AGCAGTTCAACAGTTGAACAGCAGAGCACCAAGGTGTCTGTGTTATCCATATTTGAAACCACCCATTGTGGTCAAGAATATAATGTACACTGTGAAGGAACATAACATAAcgtaataatgataataaatggcTAGTAATCCCATGCAGTTCAATGTGCATAGAAACAGAAtgattgaaattaaattaaatgagaaTGGTTGTCATATCAGGGCCATCAATCAAACTTTTGACATAAAGGTGTCATGATATTCTCTAACATTGGCCTTGTCCAAAGTGGTGCCCTGGGACTGTAGTTTTTCGCTCAGTCTGCAAACTGTACTGATGTCAACAGTGGTTTGGTGAGTTACTCCTTAAGGTTGCATGGGTTTAAAACTGAGTCTAAATTTCACTTTTCCCCCTTGTTTCTTCTTAGATGTTTATGCATCTtggttttttccttttaaaaagtgACTATCTACAgttagtgcatgtgtgtaatttTGCAAGAGTACATAGAGAAGACTCGTGGCTCATTTGTacaacactgaaattaaatagaaaacatgCTGGAGGAGCTGATACAGTCCTATAAcgtttattttttataacatAATGTCAGTCAGCATAAGTcagcaaataaatatataaaatatagatgtattaattctaatttaaactttttgaagtacttaaatgtatttttaggtttttaagtTATTTAGACCTGCTGTTCATCAAGCAGCAGTTACATTCCACTCCGCCAGGTGTCGCTAACGAAATCCACGGATGCTATTCTCAGTGACGACACCGGAAACGGTTTCCATTAATGGCTGCTGTCTGGAGAAGTCGTGTTTTAGTCTGAGActataataaattaaagaaactaaacaaTATAGAGTAAATAAAAATGGCCGGTACGGCGTCAGTAGCTGGAGAAGTGTTCGTTGATGCATTACCATATTTTGACCAAGGTTATGATGCAGCAGGCGTTAGAGAAGCGGTGAGTAAACAGCCATTTGAGTTGTGTGGGATAACCGCGATGTGTTAGCTTAGACTAGCTAACCATGTTGTACCAAGACATAGAATTGACACACTGGGGGGCTTTAGCAACATTTCACATACAAAATTTAGCAGGTAAAACATGTGCTCTGCGCACTCTTGGCTATTTTAATGCTTCAATATATTACAATTGCATAGTTAACAACAGGCCATGTTTCTCTTTAGATCATAACCTACTGGGGTTAGGAGCGTAGATATGTCCGATGCTCGTTTACAGTCTGTGTGTAGAAGCTCAATGCTATTAGGAAAATCAAAAGATAAACAGTCAGTAAGTGACTTTTTCTGAACATTTCATTTGCTCGTTATAACCTATAGGTGTCGATTTGTGCTATATTATCATAGATTAAAACGATTAAGCAACTAATCAACGCAGAGAGCAAACTATATTAGcacaatataatacaatacatacaatattgttcaaatgttttagGCACTGGAAGTAGGCTTAAtataatatactttatattataaagtatatttttaatatactttttaatatatttttattcatctgtcCTCCAGTCATCTGTGCATTGAGGATGCTGTCTCTTAATGAAATCCCAGACTCTTAATGCAGAAATCAGGGTCCTGTGGGGGAGCACACCTGTTAATGCACCTCCCTCATTAGAAGCATGATGAATCTAAACATTCTTATAAAGACAATAACTGTCTATACCTCTTGTACAGCACTGTTTTACATGAGACTTTTACATGTTAGTCTAGGGTGATCCCTGTCCAAAACACCAGCTTTAAGTTGCCGGAAAAGAATTTGAATTTATGGATAAGAATCAATGTACTAATTAGATTTGAGACCACTCTCAGCATTACCTACTCATCCTTTCAGTATGGCTGTCCCTCACCTAGTCATCTTTCCCCAACACAGCAGTTCCTATTTCAGTTGATCATTTGGTGTCACTTGCATATTATGTTGTTGTACGTTGGCAGCTGCTTGGTATAATTGTGTAATCATGCACCAGTATATGCTCACAGTGTCTTATTACTTCATATGTTTTTACCAGCATATTAATGTCTCACTGAAGAATTTTGCAATTTGCAAAATTAATATcgagaaatgtaaaatataatccTTCTGACACACTACTGTAGATAGGTATTAGGTAGTTAGGTATAAAATAACGGTGTGAGACAAGTGTGTTTGTAAAACAAGTTGTAAAAATATTAGGACACTTATCTAAATGCTGAGTGTGTGGACCAGTAGATCCTTTTCTCTGCTTTATAGGAAGTTAAGGAGTTTTAATGAATACAATTAGTGATGCCTTGCTATAATTAATCTGCATGTACACTTAAAAGGGAAGAAAATCTGTAAAAAGTCTGTATTTTATAATTATGACTTCATAGTTTAATCATAAGATCTGTATCTTCTAAGTATGGGATTTTATCACAGTCTCACAATTACATTGACTTGTGTTGCTATGGAAACATGTGACCTAGTAAGTTGGGCTTGTGAGCCAGCTCACTGCTTTGACACCACCAGAACATTAGCACCTAAAAGGAATGCAGCCATCATTAATTAAACTGTCTGCTGTGGAAAATATCTTTTTCTCCATCGTGACACCTTAGCTGCTACGTCTCACTACATTAAACGCCACTGACATATTTGTTCAACTAATGTTGTGTGAAAACACCACAAAGACTACAGAAATATTGTCAGCTATAGTGGTTTGGTTTGATGTAGTACAGTATGCAGTTAGTGTGTCACTTCccacttttaaaaacagtggGTGTGTTTGGAaattgaatgtgacacagatcAAGCTACATCTTTGTGTATGTAGCTATTCACTACTTCCTTTTCCTACAAAGAAACAGTTGCTCATCTAAAGGTTAATAACTTGGCTCACACCTGAATCCCTGAATATATGTCTTATCTCAGGGTAGCAGCATTTAACACCATCAGTGAAAGTACCTTCTATTGGCCTGTGTTTTGACTCTGTGTACCTGAGAATAATATTCTTGTCAAACTTGGAAAGGCGACACAATTTCCGATATCTAAAACAATCAAAgtcagcatgtgtttttttttttcttttgttcttttttcttaaatttcCCCTACTTTACTCTGTATGTCTTTTTGACTGCATAACCAAGTCCTGAGGAGCTGCACATTGTTAGCATAATCAATGGCCCCATTTAAGAGTACCTGTTCTATTTTGTTTGTGGGGAAAAATGGTATATGAGAGTAAAGAGAAGAATTTCACACAGTGGATCTTCGAGTCTTCTGTCAGATATAAGAAAACAGGAACACAATAAATTTATCATCATATTGGAGAACATTAATAGTACATCTGTCAGTGATGTGTGATGGCAGTAACTCTGAACtgggacagaaataaagagagaataGTTCAGGCTGCATGACATTAAATGCAAAAAGCATGTTTCTCAAGCAAAGCTCTCCATGAGTAATATCGTGGTCAAGGGAAGATATTAGAATAGGAAATATTGCAGCCTACAGTAATTGATGTTACACTGTCAAAGAGTTTAATACCAGACGGAGAcctgcattaaaacacagagGCAAAACAAGTAGGAGAATTTCCTGTTTTACTGAGTGATATACCCTGCTGTGATAAAATACACCATTAGGTTTGTTATATGACTCGctgcatatttaaattaaataaattcctCTATCATATGTAAACTCCCAATTCATTCAGAATATTTCACCAGTATAGTTTAATGGTGGTTAAATGACCACATTTAACGTGATTGTCTGCTTTATAACATTTGCTAATACCACTTAAACTACAGGTAGTActagtaaaatatttaatatgaagTAGAAAGGTTAATCTAGTAGCTTCTAGTTaattctccctttctctctagGCTGCAGCTTTGGTAGAGGAGGAGACCAGAAGATACAGACCTACCAAAAATTACCTGAGCTACCTGCCCACACCTGACTTCTCTGCGTTCGAGGTGATAAAATCAGCAGATGCGTAAAACCCTCTGTGTGAATTCTGCCATAACATGGcacaaaaactgaatttcttATTTCCTGTCACCCTTCAGACAGAGATTATGAGGAATGAATTTGAGCGGCTTGCGGCTCGTCAGCCCATGGAACTGTTGAGCATGAAGAGGTAAACCCAGGAGCCTGTGTGTGTAGACAgatgtgctttttaaatttacagtacatgtgcataTAATGGAAATAATGTAGACTGTACAGCTAAGTGAGGTACtacaacattttaacaaagtGAACCCCTTaagaaaacactgctgtgaaTTCAGATTATGGAAACAAGCCAGGAAGTTACAATATGTGCCtcttgacatttgacatttgtgctgcttttatGCAAGCGGCATGGTCTGATTCAAGAGTTACATAGTAAGGTGGCATAACTATCATGCAACATCACAGTGATGGAGGTTGCAACAAATGTTAAACAATCATTTGtcactgtacatttttttttaaaaacggaaaacattttcctttcttAAAGATGGCATTTTAAATATATGGCAAAAGTATATAActaatattctaatattctGACATGTATTCTTATCATCTAATCACTTGTTTTTCCCTGTGGAGATATGAGCTGCCAGCACCCTCATCCGGACAGAAGAACGACATTACAGCGTGGCAGGAGTGTGTGAACAACTCAATGGCCCAGCTGGAGCACCAGGCAGTCCGCATTGAGAACCTGGAGCTCATGTCACAATATGGAACCAACGCGTGGAAAGTCTACAACGAGTATGTGACAGCGGCCTTCGTCACACACAGTACCTCATGTACAGTTACTCTAAAGACTACTAACAgggtattttgtctttttctgcagtAACTTGGCCTTCATGATTGAGATAGCGCAAAAGGAACTTCAGAAATTCAGGTGAATGAAGTctggaaatattttttgttgttaagtGTTACTaaacctgttttcacattttgacCAATGCATTTTATATACACAGGAAACAAATACAAGACTTAAACTGGCAGCGAAAAAATGACCAGTTGGCAGGTGGAGGCAAACTGCGAGAGCTGGAGTCAAAGTATGTTGAATGTTTACATCCGCATATATCTGCAGGGGGGGGAAATGTAGTTAGGTTGCCTCTGTCTTAACATCTGTATGTATCCCTCAACAGCTGGGTGTCTCTAGTCAGTAAGAACTACGAAATTGAGCGGGCCATCATCCAGCTGGAGAACGAAATGACTCAGCTCAGACAACAGCAGGGGGATGAGAACAAGGAGAACATCAGACAGGACTTCTAGAGCCGCTGCAACTTTCACCCTCACAGCCCTGGTCCACAAATAAATAATCCCTAAATCAAGAAGGTGGAGACATGAAAGTCCTCGTATGAGGGAGGATTTAATGTGAAATTTCACCATCCAAAAACTCTGGCATCCAGACGGCGCTGCCCAGTAACCTAAGTACCAGCACACATCTCAACAGATTCATGCCTCTTGTTCTACTGTAGAAGCAGGTGGAAGAAGGTATAAACCATCATTTGAAGGTTTATACCAAATTCCATATTATATCATATGATCTTTAAAGCAAGGCTATGTACAGTTAGCataaaaataacttatttatgttatgtttatgttgcttCTGTTAATGGAAAGTTGAATTAAAGCTAGCTAATgtcagtttactttaaaaatgagTTGGCTGAGATGTTAGTTGGCTTTAAGATTCTTTAAGATTACCATCAGTATTTAAAATTATTCCATAAAAGCCACAAAACATTATTCAGCAAAAGTAACATAGTcttgctttaaaatgtaataaataccTGTAGTTTTCAGACTTTGAAGTGTACATAGTTTAAATCTGTCAACGATAAAATGATCTCTGTGAGCCCCATCTTGacttccatttttttttatttttgtatgctgttgtaataaaataaacctttCTTAGATTACCTATTGAGTGGATTGGAGTATTTCTCAAATGTCCAAATGCTAAAGCTGACTCTAATGTAGGTTCTTGTTCTGAGTTTGTAAAATCCTTATAAAGACTGCAttatattttctgcatttttgtaaACAGTTTAATAGGACTTGAAATCTACTATACCTTTGTGCAATaggcttttttctttattgcatGTAGGTGTAGTATGTTCACATTAATATTCCTCTCTCGATATGATAAGCAGCCTCTGCATCGCTGGACAGTATcatacattttttctttttggaaagCTCCATAACCTCTGGTAACACATTCAACCAAGGGTCTAGTTTCTCAGCAATTACAGCTTTAATGGCTAAATGACGTATTGTGAAAAATGCTACTATTAAATATAATACTGTGGCTGTTTCCTCAGCATCCTTCCCAGACAGAGCTATCATGTGGTTTAGGTCCAGCACCACACAGTGGTAGTATTCTTAGGgaagtttttttaattagtcaTCTACCTGGTTTAATAATTACACATCTACAAAGAACAGTTTGACCACTCAAGGCTAAGTCCTCAGTATCTCTAATTAGAATAACAGCCAGttgaatattttactgtaaggTAACTTATTACTAGGCAAAGATAAAACATCAACTCAGTGAGAAGCTGGAATGaattcaaagacaaaataacacaaacactttaCAATCTAATACAACAGCACCAAACTTTCCCTGGTTTCAACATGTTTCTGATTCATACTGACTTTATATGGAACTTAAAAGTGCAAAGTGTGTTTATAGAGTATTACAGGacacaatgatgatgatgccaATCattatctataataataataatatcttaCCATGGTTACAGTATGTTCCACCTAACAGACGGGTCTCCTTAAACAAGAGAATGCAAATTCAGTGTCTATAATCTAAAACAGATTCAAACACCAGTGACTCAAAGTGACTGTGTGTTAATTATTAGTTGTGTTTCAATCTCACTTACCATAGTTATAATACTCCAGTTTAAAAATTCATGTTGTCAAGTTGATTCCTTATGTTTAACTGCTAGGACTTCAACTGAGTGATATAAGACAAAATCCCAATAAATAAGTTTGAATGAGGAGAGGCCATATTTGTTTCATATGCAGTGACACATCAATATCTTGCTACAGTGAGTGTGGAAATGTGCGATTTGTTGTTCTTAGGTTTTCTTTAAACCAGGAATAACCTACTTTTAGGCCACTTGAGAGCAGTGGAAATTAGTTGTGAACACACTGCCACAGCTCTTCGATTGATCTCTAATCCGACAAAGTCACAAAAACATGCCACCTTGCATAATATGCGACACATTATCAGGTGCACATTAAGAGTAAACTaccatttattcattttattgcCACATTCCTTGCACAATGTGCATAACACTCATTCATCTGCCATTCTTCCTTTATTTCCTTCTTTGGTCAGGCTGACCTAACAGAGTGATCTGAATAAACATTAACTCAATCTGTGGCAAATCAAAAAGCTCAGCTGCACGAAATTATCTGCATGGTTGTCGAGGAAAGCCAGATGTCCAGCATAGAAAGACCAAGTCTGAGGAGGTTGTACATATACCAGCCAGGGACTGAACTAAAGAAATctaaaaaacacaggaagtcatgctctttctctctctgtcttctacAACTTTCACTCatctcacgcacacacacaagtttgcAGGCACCGTTATACTGTTTGCCAAGAAACTATAGGTTCTCCTTAGGAAAAGTCATCCACTGCGACTGAATCAAATTTCACTTTGTGCAAAACTTTATGGACAGCGTCAGCCACCAGTAGCAGAAGGTAATTTTGGCCATGTTCCAGTCTATATACTGAGAGTGTTGAGAGCTGGTACCAAAGTAACAGCCTCTGGcaggttctggttctggtcctGGCCTCCTTTGCTCTGGAGAAACTTCTGCCGATGCCTCTCCTCCTGAcgcttcttcttctcttgccgCTGCTGCTCCTTCCTCTGCTTGTTAGATACCTGGGAATGAAGGACGcaaaaaggtttgttttaagTAGTTTCCCAGAGGAATCACCAAATTCAAAATTGAATCAGATCTCCTAAGTTCTCTTGAAGTCCACCTTGGTTTTTTGTACGTTGCTGCCCTCTACTGATTGTTTCTGCTCACTGCACTCTGTGGCTGCAGCTCGGCAGGATGAGCAAGATCCTGAGGCACACTGGCCCTGGCAGGACTGGTCTAACATGGAGCCAACAAGCCATTCAGCATTGATGGTAGCTGCACTCAGCTGGAGCAAGTTCTCTTCAACACCTAaggcagaacacacacacatgaacatctGAATAGAACAAACTAATGTCAAACACTCAGTCAGAGGCTGACAAGTGCGTGATTAATGGAAAATGTAGCTCAACAGATGAGCTTGAATGCATGATAATAAAGTTATAAGATCTGTAACAAAGTTGAGTTCAAGTTGTTCTCATTTGCTGCAACAGTCTAATTCTTCCTGCAGCTAATGAGTCAAGTGTAACCTCTGACCCTGGATTCCTCGATTCTTGATGGAGCTCAGGATCACATTGTCCTCCTCTAAGGCTGTGGGGGAAGGGTTTTTCCGACTGTCCCTCTGGCCATCGCCAAACACACGTTGCTGTCCATGTGAATTCTGCAGACTCTGATGCCAGAAAAGTCaagaaaacatcacaaagtCCATCACTGAAAATGCCTAAATATTCGTTTTGTTAGGCACATAAATGTTAATGATACACACTTGACATCTAAAGAGGCAGATCTGGAATTTACTACAGCTATTGTAAGATAACTGTTCCTAAATACTGGTCCACTGGTACtcattttatattgtatacCTCTATGCGGAGCTGAGCAGGACTCTCCGAGTTGTCTCCAGTCCGCCTCACACTGTCATAGTGATCTCCATAGCGGTAGGCGATATGCAGTTCTCTGCACACCTGCTTCTCTGCACCATTTATCTGTgattataacatttaaaaatgtgtgggTACTAGCCACGGCATGATAATGTTCAGATTAAATGGTGTTATTGTAAAGTTTTTGCCTGTTCCTACCTCCCACAGCGGTGTGTTCAGCTGATGTATGACCACTTTCACTTGTTGACTGCGTGCAAAAGCCACAATAGCGTCGTTGCCAGCAAATGTACCAGGTTGAGAGAGGTTGGACACTAAgtgaaaagaagacaaagtaTGTATTTAAGGTATAAACCTATGTACATTTTCTTGAACTTTCTATAgtatttaaaagaacaaatgtactgtaaatgttctaAAACACTATAATTGGTATTTATGTTGCATTTACAAGTTACCTACCCATAATGATCTGTTTTAACAAAGCACTTTTCctagtattattttttttacttttgtgagTCAATGTAAAATATACTACACTAAAGACCAAATAATGcaggaaaatctgaaaaaaataaatactgttactCTTATCCTATCAGTCTTCTTGCAACTCTAGTTGGGAACAACTGGCATTAAGTATGTGTCCCTTCATTGCAGGAAGAAGTCATGACCACCAGGGGTCAGTGCACAGTTTCTGGTCAAAATCATCGAAAACAATGGATTTGTGACGTGCAATAACATCACAGAGATGTTCTTTGTTAATGAGGCATTACTTAAATTCTCAAATCTTGCAATAATTTTATTTGATGAGTCAGTCATTCTTCCACTGAGACATTTACTTACAATGTTGTGCAAAGGGCACGTCATCCTCAACAAATGGTTCAAAGTCTTGTCGATGGGACATCATATACTGAACCGTCTCCTGGCGAAGCCGCAGGTGACCCCGAGAATGACCCTCTAACTGGTCACCTAGAGCTCTGAACAGACAGTTTCTGCAAGACACAAAACCTTTCTCAGTAGTGTCTTACTGGGTTTTGGACAATAATAATCACATCCTGCAAAACAAATGCTTCCTAGACGTTCTCTAGTCGTCAACATGACTAATGAATATTGCCATATTATAGCACTAGTGGCATTTGTCTCTACTATACAGCCAGGAAGCTATGGGAACTTCACAGTTTAgtacatccatccattatcgTAACCACTTTTCGTCTTAAGGGACTCtgttaacctaactgcatgtctttagACTGTGGGAGAAAGCCAGAGCACCCGGAGAAAACCTCAGCTGGGATCTGGCCGACCAGTTGAGTAAAACCCAGGCCTTTGTTTCTGTGAGGTGCCAGAGCTAACCACTACATGACAGCCGCCCCACAGTTAAGTAGGAGAAAAGGACATAGAGACTGGAGACATAATAGTCTTTCGTGTTACTAATGATGACACACCTGGTGCCAACTTGACTCTCAGTTTGTTGTATATTCTAAGACTTGAGGTATGCTATTACAATATAAGTGCAGGAAGACAAAGCTCCAGGTCTTACCCATCCCCAGGCACTTCTCTAAGCTTGAGCCCCAGTGCCTGAAGCTGATTGGAGAAACTGACAAACTCTGCCCCTTCATCACCATCTTGAGGCCGGTTTTTGCGATCTTTTACAATGGCCCGACGTGCTGCCCTCTCATCCCTCTTGCGTTCGagttcactttttttattgctcCGCACAGGTTTTGACGTCTGTTTCCTAGACATGTTGGCTGATCTGGATACTGTGGGGCTACAGCACCAAAATCTGTCTACTTATGGAAATGAGCAGGCATTTGCATCAACCACTGCCATTCATTTGGAAcctaaaaagacacagaaacaaggGTTGGGGGATGACAAGTTTTGTTAATATATAAAGAGATATTGTTTAAAGTGAGTTCCAAAAAGACATTaattttaatagaaataaatgaaatatctccgaaatgtttctgcagaaaatattaaaagtttTTCTTCAACATTTCAGGTATCATCATGGACAAAACAAATTAAGTTAGAAGTGAACGTGGTGTGGCCTCCAAATAAATTGGACATTGACATCAAATGAAACTGTTGGCCCAATGAAGAAGAGGACAACACGAACGAATGTCAAATATCCAAAAGCTTCAACAAAATTCTTACGGAAGAACTTGAGTATAAAAAGAAGTCTGCTCACTCAGTTCCTTCTCTCCTGAATACAGTAGAGAAATAGACTTGTGTCAAATTTTGGTTTCTCAACAAGTCCCACAATGGATATTTGAAGAAAACTGGCATTGGAGATGCAGCCTCGAGGCAGGGAATGAAAGAGCTTGCCTTGAAAGCATGCCAAGCTGGAAAACTATTTTGAAAAATGATCCACAGATTGCAAAAGAGCACTGAGTTTGACAGCAATTATACAGAAAACTATACaatcaatacatttttctaGGGGAAAATAAGGggcttatttttatttctattgaaGCAAATTGACTTTTAGAACTCTTCTCGTACATAATGTAGTTTTCTTGTAGGTACCAAGGTTTTTAATGTTAGCCAGCAAGTCAAACATCccaatatacagtagtttgcCCAGATGTGGAAAACATTTTCCTAAACATGAACTCCATCAGGAAACGTGACACTTTTATACTGAGACTCTAACAACTAAGAAGAAAGGTTTTGGCATACTAAAAACTTAAAAGAGAAATGATTATATAATAAATCAGCTGCTCCATTGTAATCTGAACTTTGTTCTGAGTCGCCATATGCCACTGAAACAAATAATGGTATCGTTATGTCTTTAGCCATTTAACTATATTAACTAAGGCCTCAGTAAAGTGGTGTTAGTTGGACTTATTCTACAACATAAAACaagatttagaaaatatttCGGTTTCTTTCACGTTTTAGAGATCGATATTTCGAGATAACTGACTGAATCGGCGACATGTCACTTGAAAGCTAACGTGAAGTTCGACAGCAAGGAGCTAGCTAACTAGCATTCACGGCTGGTTATTACATAACAAATCACATCTTCCTGATTGTAGCACTCGCTACATAGTAAACAACTGAAGAATATGAGGCAGTTAAAAGATTTATGCTCACCTTTAACACGCCACGCTAGACAAAATATGCCTTAGTTTCGTTTTTTGCTCTTAGAAATAGTTGTGTAGTGATTGTCCTTTTTGTTTACAACTGCAGTTCCGCATACGTATGTCCACGTACGTCAAAACGTACGGAAGGCGAAATGGGCCAATCCGCAGAGGCGATTTAAAACTCCATTAGGCTGATTGCAGAAGCAGGTTTattgtgtgaaaacaaaaaatctgtAACAAAATTACCTAAGCTATGTAAGGGCACCAAAGAGGAATTTGGTGATATCAATTGCCAAATTCAAGTGAATTACCAAGCACACAATTTTAGGCGTAGAGGTAATCAACTAACCAATCAGATCAACCAACCTTTGTATCTGTCTGTCAAGCTATTTACAACAAGTGAGAAAGCTGAGTCATTTTATACTGCAGACTGTGACTCAGGCCAAAGCAGGAGGTTGAGTTTGAGATTTTAAAAGAAAGTCACTCCATCTTCTATTCTCAGCGCTTAGAAAATCTACTCACCACTAACTCCTTGTGATGACTccacacagatggagaaaataATGTGGGGGAGGAGTGGGCTCAGAAGCAATAAACAGGATGTTTGctatgtaaaagaaaaaaagaccagcagacacactgagacaaaaTATAGCCTCAAGACATAAAAATGCatcagaaaacaggaaaaagcagTAAAACTATTCTATTTCCATttagaaaaaatacacatttgggCGAAGCCAGCTGGCACACGACACACAGGATACAGATCAGCAGAGGTAAGATGCTGAGTAGTTTATTTTAGACCTCAGAGAGTGATGGTATTGTGTATGAGCAGATGAGATATATATATGTGAGCCCC
This region includes:
- the otud3 gene encoding OTU domain-containing protein 3 — encoded protein: MSRKQTSKPVRSNKKSELERKRDERAARRAIVKDRKNRPQDGDEGAEFVSFSNQLQALGLKLREVPGDGNCLFRALGDQLEGHSRGHLRLRQETVQYMMSHRQDFEPFVEDDVPFAQHLSNLSQPGTFAGNDAIVAFARSQQVKVVIHQLNTPLWEINGAEKQVCRELHIAYRYGDHYDSVRRTGDNSESPAQLRIESLQNSHGQQRVFGDGQRDSRKNPSPTALEEDNVILSSIKNRGIQGVEENLLQLSAATINAEWLVGSMLDQSCQGQCASGSCSSCRAAATECSEQKQSVEGSNVQKTKVSNKQRKEQQRQEKKKRQEERHRQKFLQSKGGQDQNQNLPEAVTLVPALNTLSI
- the bcas2 gene encoding pre-mRNA-splicing factor SPF27 → MAGTASVAGEVFVDALPYFDQGYDAAGVREAAAALVEEETRRYRPTKNYLSYLPTPDFSAFETEIMRNEFERLAARQPMELLSMKRYELPAPSSGQKNDITAWQECVNNSMAQLEHQAVRIENLELMSQYGTNAWKVYNDNLAFMIEIAQKELQKFRKQIQDLNWQRKNDQLAGGGKLRELESNWVSLVSKNYEIERAIIQLENEMTQLRQQQGDENKENIRQDF